From Apus apus isolate bApuApu2 chromosome 13, bApuApu2.pri.cur, whole genome shotgun sequence, a single genomic window includes:
- the PCDH1 gene encoding protocadherin-1 isoform X4 produces the protein MQTPRDQRSRSRHRAQRPPHPTPLQRRMEPLASCLRLWLLLQLPALVSGTRVVYKVQEEQPPNTRIGSLASDYGFPDVGHLYKLEVGAPYLRVEGKTGDIYTTETSIDRESLRECQHLLPGEPCFLEFEVSITDLILNSSPRLLEGQIEVLDINDNTPNFASPVLTLSIPENTNLGTLFPIPLAMDRDSGPNGVASYELTAGPEAQELFGLQVAEDQDEKQPQLIVMGNLDREQWDSYDLTIKVQDGGNPPRASSALLRITILDMNDNAPKFEKALYEAELSENSPVGHSVLQVKANDSDQGANAEIDYSFHQASDMVRRLLRLDRATGLITVQGPIDREDVGTLKFSVMAKDKGANPKSARTQVVVTVKDMNDNAPSIEIRGIGLVTHQDGMANISEDVPVETAVALVQVSDRDEGENAVVTCVVAGDVPFQLRQASETGSDSKKKYFLQTTTPLDYESVKEYTIEIVAVDSGNPPLSSTNSLKVQVVDVNDNAPVFSQSFTEVAFPENNEPDDLVMEVSATDADSGSNAQLVYSLVTDPSSKGSFSIDPDSGEIRVKAVLDREQRERYEFLVVAADKGSPTLKGTASVAINVMDRNDNDPKFMLSGYNFSVMENMPPLSPVGMVTVIDADKGENARIQLSVEQDNGDFVIQNGTGTILSSISFDREQQSTYTFRLKAVDGGDPPRSAYVGVTINVLDENDNAPFITSPSNATYKHILPHTSPGQQVSKVKAEDIDSGVNAELIYSITGGNPFELFQISPHSGDITLEKEILRKHHGLHRLVVRVNDKGKPSRHGTALVHFYVNETLANRTLLDTLVGHSLDTPLDIDIAGDPEYERSKQRSNILFGVIAGIVAVTLVIVLVVLVRYCRQREAKSGYQAGKKETKDLYTPKQASKSGKSKSKVKKSKSPKPPKPTEDEEETGLQKSLKFNLMNDSVSDSPRIHLPLNYPPGSPDLGRHYRSNSPLPSIQLQPQSPSASKKHQVVQDLPATNTFVGTGDNNSTGSEQYSDYSYRTNPQKYTNKQLPHRRVTFSAASQAQDLQDPSQHSYYDSGLEESETPSSKSSSGPRIGPLALPEDHYERTTPDGSIGEMEHPENESPERSRL, from the exons ctcccctgcagcgCAGGATGGAACCGCTGGCATCCTGCCTGCGCCTGTGGCTCCTCTTacagctccctgccctggtcTCCGGGACTCGCGTGGTCTACAAAGTGCAGGAGGAACAGCCCCCCAACACCCGCATAGGGAGCCTGGCCTCCGACTACGGCTTCCCAGATGTGGGGCATCTCTACAAGCTGGAGGTGGGGGCCCCCTACCTACGTGTGGAAGGCAAGACTGGAGACATCTACACCACAGAGACCTCCATCGACCGGGAGAGCTTGCGTGAgtgccagcacctcctgcccgGAGAGCCCTGCTTCCTGGAGTTTGAAGTGTCCATCACCGACCTGATCTTGAACAGCAGCCCCCGCCTGCTTGAGGGGCAGATAGAGGTGCTCGATATCAATGACAACACCCCCAACTTTGCCTCGCCTGTTCTCACCCTCTCCATCCCTGAAAACACCAACCTCGGGACGCTGTTCCCCATCCCCCTGGCCATGGACCGGGACTCGGGTCCCAACGGTGTTGCCTCCTACGAGCTGACGGCAGGTCCGGAGGCACAGGAGCTCTTTGGGTTGCAAGTGGCAGAGGATCAGGACGAGAAGCAGCCGCAGCTGATTGTGATGGGGAACCTGGACCGGGAGCAGTGGGACTCTTACGATCTGACCATCAAGGTGCAGGATGGGGGCAACCCACCGCGGGCCAGCAGCGCCCTGCTGCGCATCACCATCCTGGACATGAACGACAACGCGCCCAAGTTCGAGAAGGCCCTGTATGAGGCAGAGCTCTCTGAAAACAGCCCCGTGGGGCACTCTGTCCTTCAG gTGAAGGCCAACGACTCGGACCAGGGCGCCAACGCCGAGATCGATTACTCCTTCCACCAGGCCTCGGACATGGTGCGTCGGCTGCTGCGCCTGGACCGCGCCACGGGGCTCATCACCGTCCAGGGGCCCATCGACCGCGAGGACGTCGGCACCCTCAAGTTCTCCGTCATGGCCAAGGACAAGGGTGCCAACCCCAAGAGCGCCCGCACCCAGGTGGTGGTCACGGTCAAGGACATGAACGACAACGCGCCCTCCATAGAGATCCGGGGCATTGGGCTCGTCACCCACCAGGATGGCATGGCGAACATCTCGGAGGACGTGCCAGTAGAGACAGCAGTGGCTCTGGTGCAAGTGTCCGACCGAGATGAGGGCGAAAACGCCGTGGTGACCTGTGTGGTGGCTGGCGACGTCCCGTTCCAGCTGCGGCAGGCGAGTGAAACGGGGAGTGACAGCAAGAAGAAGTACTTCCTGCAGACCACCACGCCGCTGGACTATGAGTCGGTGAAGGAGTACACTATTGAGATTGTGGCAGTGGACTCAGGGAACCCGCCCCTCTCCAGCACCAACTCCTTGAAGGTGCAGGTGGTGGACGTGAATGACAACGCGCCTGTCTTCAGCCAGAGCTTCACCGAGGTAGCCTTTCCTGAGAACAATGAGCCTGATGACCTGGTGATGGAGGTGAGTGCCACTGATGCCGACAGCGGCTCCAACGCCCAGCTGGTTTATTCCCTGGTGACGGACCCTTCCTCCAAGGGCTCCTTCAGCATTGACCCTGACTCTGGGGAGATCCGGGTGAAGGCGGTGCTGGACCGAGAGCAGCGGGAGCGCTACGAGTTcttggtggtggcagcagaCAAGGGCAGCCCCACCCTCAAGGGCACAGCATCTGTGGCCATCAACGTCATGGACCGGAATGACAACGACCCCAAATTCATGCTGAGCGGCTACAACTTCTCAGTGATGGAGAACATGCCACCTCTCAGCCCTGTGGGCATGGTGACGGTGATCGATGCTGACAAAGGAGAAAACGCCCGCATCCAGCTGTCGGTGGAGCAAGACAACGGGGATTTTGTCATCCAGAATGGCACTGGCACCATCCTCTCCAGCATCTCTTTCGACCGGGAGCAGCAGAGCACGTACACTTTCCGACTCAAGGCGGTGGATGGTGGGGATCCTCCCAGGTCTGCCTACGTGGGGGTGACCATCAACGTCTTGGATGAGAACGATAATGCCCCCTTCATCACTTCACCCTCCAATGCCACCTACAAACACATCCTGCCCCACACCAGCCCTGGACAGCAGGTGAGCAAGGTCAAGGCGGAGGACATCGACTCCGGGGTCAACGCAGAGCTGATCTACAGCATCACAGGAGGCAACCCCTTCGAGCTCTTCCAGATCTCCCCGCACAGCGGAGACATCACCCTGGAGAAGGAGATCCTGCGCAAGCACCACGGCCTGCACCGCTTGGTCGTGCGAGTCAACGACAAGGGCAAGCCCTCGCGGCACGGCACGGCGCTGGTGCACTTCTACGTCAACGAGACGCTGGCCAACCGCACGCTGCTGGACACGCTGGTGGGCCACAGCCTGGACACGCCGCTCGACATCGACATCGCCGGAGACCCCGAGTACGAGCGCAGCAAACAGCGAAGCAACATCCTCTTCGGAGTCATCGCCGGCATCGTGGCCGTCACCCTGGTCATCGTGCTGGTCGTTCTGGTGCGTTACTGCCGGCAGCGGGAGGCCAAGAGTGGTTACCAGGCAGGCAAGAAGGAGACCAAGGATCTGTACACGCCCAAGCAGGCCAGCAAGAGTGGTAAGAGCAAGAGCAAGGTGAAGAAGAGCAAGTCTCCGAAGCCGCCCAAGCCCACAGAGGACGAGGAGGAAACGGGGCTGCAGAAATCACTCAAGTTCAACCTCATGAATGACTCTGTCAGTGACAGTCCCCGAATCCACCTGCCCCTCAACTACCCCCCGGGCAGCCCAGACCTGGGTCGCCACTACCGCTCCAACTCGCCGCTGCCCTCcatccagctccagcctcaGTCACCCTCGGCCTCCAAGAAGCACCAAGTGGTGCAGGACCTGCCGGCCACCAACACCTTTGTTGGCACCGGGGACAACAACTCGACGGGCTCCGAGCAGTACTCGGACTACAGCTACCGCACCAACCCCCAGAAATACACCAACAAGCAG
- the PCDH1 gene encoding protocadherin-1 isoform X3, which produces MQTPRDQRSRSRHRAQRPPHPTPLQRRMEPLASCLRLWLLLQLPALVSGTRVVYKVQEEQPPNTRIGSLASDYGFPDVGHLYKLEVGAPYLRVEGKTGDIYTTETSIDRESLRECQHLLPGEPCFLEFEVSITDLILNSSPRLLEGQIEVLDINDNTPNFASPVLTLSIPENTNLGTLFPIPLAMDRDSGPNGVASYELTAGPEAQELFGLQVAEDQDEKQPQLIVMGNLDREQWDSYDLTIKVQDGGNPPRASSALLRITILDMNDNAPKFEKALYEAELSENSPVGHSVLQVKANDSDQGANAEIDYSFHQASDMVRRLLRLDRATGLITVQGPIDREDVGTLKFSVMAKDKGANPKSARTQVVVTVKDMNDNAPSIEIRGIGLVTHQDGMANISEDVPVETAVALVQVSDRDEGENAVVTCVVAGDVPFQLRQASETGSDSKKKYFLQTTTPLDYESVKEYTIEIVAVDSGNPPLSSTNSLKVQVVDVNDNAPVFSQSFTEVAFPENNEPDDLVMEVSATDADSGSNAQLVYSLVTDPSSKGSFSIDPDSGEIRVKAVLDREQRERYEFLVVAADKGSPTLKGTASVAINVMDRNDNDPKFMLSGYNFSVMENMPPLSPVGMVTVIDADKGENARIQLSVEQDNGDFVIQNGTGTILSSISFDREQQSTYTFRLKAVDGGDPPRSAYVGVTINVLDENDNAPFITSPSNATYKHILPHTSPGQQVSKVKAEDIDSGVNAELIYSITGGNPFELFQISPHSGDITLEKEILRKHHGLHRLVVRVNDKGKPSRHGTALVHFYVNETLANRTLLDTLVGHSLDTPLDIDIAGDPEYERSKQRSNILFGVIAGIVAVTLVIVLVVLVRYCRQREAKSGYQAGKKETKDLYTPKQASKSGKSKSKVKKSKSPKPPKPTEDEEETGLQKSLKFNLMNDSVSDSPRIHLPLNYPPGSPDLGRHYRSNSPLPSIQLQPQSPSASKKHQVVQDLPATNTFVGTGDNNSTGSEQYSDYSYRTNPQKYTNKQLPHRRVTFSAASQAQDLQDPSQHSYYDSGLEESETPSSKSSSGPRIGPLALPEDHYERTTPDGSIGEMEHPENGVLRCTVEIPHEEQ; this is translated from the exons ctcccctgcagcgCAGGATGGAACCGCTGGCATCCTGCCTGCGCCTGTGGCTCCTCTTacagctccctgccctggtcTCCGGGACTCGCGTGGTCTACAAAGTGCAGGAGGAACAGCCCCCCAACACCCGCATAGGGAGCCTGGCCTCCGACTACGGCTTCCCAGATGTGGGGCATCTCTACAAGCTGGAGGTGGGGGCCCCCTACCTACGTGTGGAAGGCAAGACTGGAGACATCTACACCACAGAGACCTCCATCGACCGGGAGAGCTTGCGTGAgtgccagcacctcctgcccgGAGAGCCCTGCTTCCTGGAGTTTGAAGTGTCCATCACCGACCTGATCTTGAACAGCAGCCCCCGCCTGCTTGAGGGGCAGATAGAGGTGCTCGATATCAATGACAACACCCCCAACTTTGCCTCGCCTGTTCTCACCCTCTCCATCCCTGAAAACACCAACCTCGGGACGCTGTTCCCCATCCCCCTGGCCATGGACCGGGACTCGGGTCCCAACGGTGTTGCCTCCTACGAGCTGACGGCAGGTCCGGAGGCACAGGAGCTCTTTGGGTTGCAAGTGGCAGAGGATCAGGACGAGAAGCAGCCGCAGCTGATTGTGATGGGGAACCTGGACCGGGAGCAGTGGGACTCTTACGATCTGACCATCAAGGTGCAGGATGGGGGCAACCCACCGCGGGCCAGCAGCGCCCTGCTGCGCATCACCATCCTGGACATGAACGACAACGCGCCCAAGTTCGAGAAGGCCCTGTATGAGGCAGAGCTCTCTGAAAACAGCCCCGTGGGGCACTCTGTCCTTCAG gTGAAGGCCAACGACTCGGACCAGGGCGCCAACGCCGAGATCGATTACTCCTTCCACCAGGCCTCGGACATGGTGCGTCGGCTGCTGCGCCTGGACCGCGCCACGGGGCTCATCACCGTCCAGGGGCCCATCGACCGCGAGGACGTCGGCACCCTCAAGTTCTCCGTCATGGCCAAGGACAAGGGTGCCAACCCCAAGAGCGCCCGCACCCAGGTGGTGGTCACGGTCAAGGACATGAACGACAACGCGCCCTCCATAGAGATCCGGGGCATTGGGCTCGTCACCCACCAGGATGGCATGGCGAACATCTCGGAGGACGTGCCAGTAGAGACAGCAGTGGCTCTGGTGCAAGTGTCCGACCGAGATGAGGGCGAAAACGCCGTGGTGACCTGTGTGGTGGCTGGCGACGTCCCGTTCCAGCTGCGGCAGGCGAGTGAAACGGGGAGTGACAGCAAGAAGAAGTACTTCCTGCAGACCACCACGCCGCTGGACTATGAGTCGGTGAAGGAGTACACTATTGAGATTGTGGCAGTGGACTCAGGGAACCCGCCCCTCTCCAGCACCAACTCCTTGAAGGTGCAGGTGGTGGACGTGAATGACAACGCGCCTGTCTTCAGCCAGAGCTTCACCGAGGTAGCCTTTCCTGAGAACAATGAGCCTGATGACCTGGTGATGGAGGTGAGTGCCACTGATGCCGACAGCGGCTCCAACGCCCAGCTGGTTTATTCCCTGGTGACGGACCCTTCCTCCAAGGGCTCCTTCAGCATTGACCCTGACTCTGGGGAGATCCGGGTGAAGGCGGTGCTGGACCGAGAGCAGCGGGAGCGCTACGAGTTcttggtggtggcagcagaCAAGGGCAGCCCCACCCTCAAGGGCACAGCATCTGTGGCCATCAACGTCATGGACCGGAATGACAACGACCCCAAATTCATGCTGAGCGGCTACAACTTCTCAGTGATGGAGAACATGCCACCTCTCAGCCCTGTGGGCATGGTGACGGTGATCGATGCTGACAAAGGAGAAAACGCCCGCATCCAGCTGTCGGTGGAGCAAGACAACGGGGATTTTGTCATCCAGAATGGCACTGGCACCATCCTCTCCAGCATCTCTTTCGACCGGGAGCAGCAGAGCACGTACACTTTCCGACTCAAGGCGGTGGATGGTGGGGATCCTCCCAGGTCTGCCTACGTGGGGGTGACCATCAACGTCTTGGATGAGAACGATAATGCCCCCTTCATCACTTCACCCTCCAATGCCACCTACAAACACATCCTGCCCCACACCAGCCCTGGACAGCAGGTGAGCAAGGTCAAGGCGGAGGACATCGACTCCGGGGTCAACGCAGAGCTGATCTACAGCATCACAGGAGGCAACCCCTTCGAGCTCTTCCAGATCTCCCCGCACAGCGGAGACATCACCCTGGAGAAGGAGATCCTGCGCAAGCACCACGGCCTGCACCGCTTGGTCGTGCGAGTCAACGACAAGGGCAAGCCCTCGCGGCACGGCACGGCGCTGGTGCACTTCTACGTCAACGAGACGCTGGCCAACCGCACGCTGCTGGACACGCTGGTGGGCCACAGCCTGGACACGCCGCTCGACATCGACATCGCCGGAGACCCCGAGTACGAGCGCAGCAAACAGCGAAGCAACATCCTCTTCGGAGTCATCGCCGGCATCGTGGCCGTCACCCTGGTCATCGTGCTGGTCGTTCTGGTGCGTTACTGCCGGCAGCGGGAGGCCAAGAGTGGTTACCAGGCAGGCAAGAAGGAGACCAAGGATCTGTACACGCCCAAGCAGGCCAGCAAGAGTGGTAAGAGCAAGAGCAAGGTGAAGAAGAGCAAGTCTCCGAAGCCGCCCAAGCCCACAGAGGACGAGGAGGAAACGGGGCTGCAGAAATCACTCAAGTTCAACCTCATGAATGACTCTGTCAGTGACAGTCCCCGAATCCACCTGCCCCTCAACTACCCCCCGGGCAGCCCAGACCTGGGTCGCCACTACCGCTCCAACTCGCCGCTGCCCTCcatccagctccagcctcaGTCACCCTCGGCCTCCAAGAAGCACCAAGTGGTGCAGGACCTGCCGGCCACCAACACCTTTGTTGGCACCGGGGACAACAACTCGACGGGCTCCGAGCAGTACTCGGACTACAGCTACCGCACCAACCCCCAGAAATACACCAACAAGCAG